A single genomic interval of uncultured Pseudodesulfovibrio sp. harbors:
- a CDS encoding AMP-binding protein: MPRPYETTLPRLLLRQAEERPEKTALREKEWGVWQAVTWRENLKVTAEFACGLKALGLGAGDIVILIGDNRPEWIWAELAIQAFGGMALGLYQDSPAEEIEYIFALTDCKLVVAEDQEQVDKVLSIRDNLPHLANIIYHEPKGLAAYEAEVEGLVDFQAVRRLGRENQSEPVEQYASWTRELDPDNPALIATTSGTTGRPKLAMLSHANLLSMAHNLGKYDPKSATDEFVSFLPLAWMGEQMMAVASALLFGFCVNFPETPDTASADSREIGPHFIFSPPRVYESIAAKVQGDIMETSPLKRFLYNLFLPIGYEYVDTVFAGETPSAWLRFKYFIADQGLFRALRDRLGFSRMRSATTGGAALGPDIFRFFHALGVRLKQIYGQTEIAGISCIHKEGEVDFTSVGAPIPETEVKITEEGEIISRSPAVFLGYYKNEEATRETVDEDGWLLSGDAGYFDDNGRLVVIDRLKDVMHLNDGTQFSPQFLENKVKFSPFLRESVVLGGGRDYVAAILCIDMAIVGHWAETQMITYTTYQDLAAKDEVYALVKSEVAKTNESLPPETRIRRFCLLYKELDPDDGELTRTRKVRRKTVNERYGSLIEALYTDQCVLNLETEITYQDGRVREMCGDIRIEDMEA; encoded by the coding sequence ATGCCCAGACCGTACGAGACCACGCTGCCACGACTGCTTCTCAGGCAGGCTGAAGAACGCCCGGAAAAGACCGCGCTCCGCGAAAAGGAGTGGGGGGTGTGGCAGGCCGTCACATGGCGGGAGAACCTCAAAGTTACTGCGGAATTCGCCTGCGGACTGAAGGCTCTCGGCCTCGGCGCCGGCGACATCGTCATTCTTATCGGGGACAACCGGCCCGAGTGGATATGGGCGGAACTCGCCATTCAGGCGTTCGGCGGTATGGCTTTGGGGCTGTATCAGGATTCCCCCGCCGAAGAGATCGAATACATTTTTGCACTCACCGATTGCAAACTGGTCGTTGCCGAAGATCAGGAGCAGGTGGATAAGGTGCTCTCCATCCGGGACAACCTCCCGCATCTCGCAAATATCATCTACCACGAACCCAAGGGACTGGCGGCTTACGAAGCCGAGGTCGAGGGCCTTGTCGATTTTCAGGCCGTCCGCCGTCTGGGACGTGAAAATCAGTCCGAGCCGGTCGAACAGTATGCATCATGGACGCGGGAACTGGACCCGGACAACCCTGCGCTGATCGCCACCACCTCCGGCACCACGGGCCGTCCCAAGCTCGCCATGCTGTCGCACGCCAACCTGCTGTCCATGGCCCATAATCTCGGCAAGTATGACCCCAAGAGCGCCACTGACGAATTCGTCTCCTTCCTGCCGCTGGCATGGATGGGCGAGCAGATGATGGCCGTGGCCTCGGCCCTGCTGTTCGGTTTCTGCGTCAATTTTCCGGAAACCCCGGACACCGCGTCCGCTGATTCCCGCGAGATCGGGCCGCACTTCATCTTTTCCCCGCCGCGCGTGTACGAGTCCATCGCCGCCAAGGTGCAGGGCGACATCATGGAGACCTCGCCGTTGAAGAGATTCCTGTACAACCTGTTCCTGCCCATCGGGTACGAATACGTGGACACTGTCTTTGCCGGGGAGACTCCTTCCGCATGGCTCAGATTCAAGTATTTCATTGCCGATCAGGGGCTGTTCCGCGCCCTGCGTGACCGACTCGGTTTTTCGCGCATGCGTTCTGCCACCACGGGCGGTGCCGCGCTCGGGCCGGATATCTTCCGTTTTTTCCACGCCCTCGGCGTCCGGCTGAAACAGATTTACGGGCAGACCGAGATCGCGGGCATTTCCTGCATCCACAAGGAAGGCGAGGTCGACTTCACCTCCGTGGGCGCGCCCATCCCAGAGACCGAAGTGAAGATTACGGAAGAGGGTGAGATCATTTCCCGCAGTCCGGCGGTCTTTCTCGGTTACTACAAGAACGAGGAGGCCACGCGGGAGACCGTGGACGAAGACGGCTGGCTCCTGTCCGGCGACGCCGGGTATTTCGACGACAACGGGCGGCTCGTGGTCATCGACCGTCTGAAGGACGTCATGCACCTCAACGACGGCACACAGTTCTCGCCGCAGTTCCTTGAAAACAAGGTCAAGTTTTCGCCGTTCCTGCGTGAATCCGTAGTACTGGGCGGCGGGCGCGACTACGTTGCCGCCATCCTCTGCATCGACATGGCCATCGTGGGCCACTGGGCCGAGACGCAGATGATTACCTACACCACCTATCAGGATCTTGCTGCCAAGGACGAAGTCTATGCGCTCGTGAAAAGCGAAGTCGCCAAGACCAATGAATCCCTGCCGCCTGAAACGCGCATCCGGCGTTTCTGCCTGCTGTACAAGGAACTCGACCCTGACGACGGCGAGTTGACCCGCACGCGCAAGGTGCGGCGCAAGACGGTCAATGAGCGGTACGGCAGTCTCATCGAGGCGCTGTACACCGACCAGTGCGTGCTGAATCTGGAAACCGAAATTACCTATCAGGATGGTCGCGTCCGCGAGATGTGCGGCGATATCCGCATCGAGGACATGGAGGCGTAA
- a CDS encoding ABC transporter ATP-binding protein, with protein sequence MAYLDVTDVTLTFKGIAALMGVSFTVEQGTIASLIGPNGAGKTSMLNCISGRYIPDGGASGPCRIALDGECLLSLPAHKRTELGLSRTFQNIALFKGLSVLDNLMVGRHSQMNYGLLASVFYWGRAVNHEKRHRRRVEDVIDFLNLSPYRHQHAGRLPYGVQKRVELGRALAAEPKLILLDEPMAGMNLEETEDMARYILDIAEEWGVTVLLVEHDMGVVMDISDKVIVLDFGSKLAEGTPDEVQADKNVIAAYLGTEEATFTGR encoded by the coding sequence ATGGCTTATCTTGACGTCACTGACGTAACCCTCACTTTCAAGGGCATTGCCGCCCTGATGGGGGTTTCCTTCACCGTGGAACAGGGGACCATCGCGTCCCTCATCGGTCCCAACGGTGCGGGGAAAACCTCCATGCTCAACTGTATCAGCGGTCGTTACATCCCCGACGGGGGTGCCTCCGGCCCGTGCCGCATCGCCCTTGACGGCGAATGCCTGCTGTCTCTTCCCGCGCACAAGCGTACGGAATTGGGGCTGTCGCGCACTTTTCAGAACATCGCCCTGTTCAAGGGGCTGTCCGTGCTCGACAACCTGATGGTCGGTCGGCACAGCCAGATGAATTACGGCCTGCTCGCCTCGGTCTTCTACTGGGGACGCGCCGTGAATCATGAAAAACGTCACCGCCGCCGCGTGGAAGACGTCATCGATTTTCTCAACCTATCTCCCTATCGGCACCAGCACGCGGGACGCCTTCCCTACGGTGTGCAGAAACGGGTGGAACTCGGACGCGCTCTTGCCGCCGAGCCAAAGCTGATTCTTCTCGACGAACCCATGGCCGGAATGAACCTCGAAGAAACCGAGGACATGGCTAGGTATATTCTCGACATTGCTGAGGAATGGGGCGTGACTGTCCTATTGGTCGAGCATGACATGGGTGTGGTCATGGATATTTCCGACAAGGTGATTGTCCTCGACTTCGGGAGCAAGCTAGCGGAAGGCACGCCGGACGAGGTGCAGGCGGACAAGAATGTCATCGCCGCCTACCTAGGAACCGAAGAAGCGACATTCACCGGGAGATAG
- a CDS encoding CBS domain-containing protein, with protein sequence MYVGLKMLRDFVKVTPDTLVKDAQKQLEDSKLWMLLVVDENGKLVGYVRKEDISAALPSIMTSLEKHEINYLMSKLTVEKIYRTDIKTVTPETEIEGAADMMYEMNLAGLAVVDDNGELIGYINRNVMLDVLSEEMGYREGGSRLTIEVEDRSGVLYEVAGVIANMKMSIISTGTFFFNGRRVVVVRIDTEDPSAVEAALTDRGYKLVAPADFKGEWA encoded by the coding sequence ATGTACGTCGGTCTTAAAATGCTTCGTGATTTCGTCAAGGTCACCCCTGACACCCTGGTCAAGGACGCCCAGAAACAGCTGGAGGACAGCAAGCTCTGGATGCTCTTGGTGGTTGACGAGAACGGCAAGCTGGTCGGCTACGTGCGTAAGGAAGACATTTCCGCTGCCTTGCCCAGCATCATGACCTCTTTGGAAAAGCATGAAATCAACTACCTGATGAGCAAGCTCACCGTTGAAAAGATCTACCGCACCGACATCAAGACCGTGACCCCGGAGACCGAAATCGAGGGCGCAGCGGACATGATGTACGAGATGAATCTGGCCGGACTGGCCGTGGTGGATGATAACGGGGAACTCATCGGATATATCAACCGTAACGTCATGCTTGACGTTCTGTCCGAGGAAATGGGCTACCGCGAAGGCGGCAGCCGCCTGACCATCGAGGTCGAGGATCGCTCGGGCGTACTCTACGAAGTCGCCGGTGTCATAGCCAACATGAAGATGTCCATCATCTCCACCGGTACTTTCTTTTTCAACGGACGCCGCGTCGTGGTCGTCCGAATAGATACCGAAGACCCGTCCGCCGTTGAGGCCGCCCTCACGGACCGGGGCTACAAATTGGTCGCTCCCGCTGATTTCAAGGGAGAGTGGGCCTAG
- a CDS encoding 4Fe-4S binding protein, which yields MMKQRLTPARFRFAVQTVFTLFCIYVGFRFAAFIAWALGQSDSMVAKPGAVEGFLPISALLGFRQLLTTGQWDSVHPAGLSIFIAVMLMAFLFRKGFCGYVCPVGFISGILERIGRKMQLAVIPNKWIDYPLTGVKYLLLGGFCYAVFSMDARSLEAFITGPYNMVSDAKMLAFFTSPSALSMMIIGVLALLSIVIRNFWCRYLCPYGALLGLLAWFGPTNVRRDADACIDCGKCTKQCPSGIRVHEKTLVRTPECIGCAECVGACPVDGCLSFTAYGRKRIPWLAVGLGAVAVLLLVWAWAKSTGHWDSEMPLFMLKRIYGMFLSAA from the coding sequence ATGATGAAACAACGCCTCACTCCCGCCCGGTTTCGTTTTGCCGTCCAGACGGTCTTCACCCTGTTCTGCATCTACGTCGGCTTCCGCTTTGCGGCGTTCATCGCATGGGCTCTCGGTCAATCCGACTCGATGGTTGCCAAGCCCGGTGCGGTGGAGGGCTTCCTGCCCATCAGCGCGCTGCTCGGCTTTCGCCAGTTGCTGACGACCGGGCAGTGGGATTCGGTGCATCCTGCGGGGCTGTCTATTTTCATCGCCGTCATGCTCATGGCGTTCCTGTTTCGAAAAGGGTTTTGCGGGTATGTCTGTCCGGTCGGTTTCATCTCCGGCATCCTTGAGCGGATCGGGCGGAAGATGCAGCTCGCCGTGATTCCGAACAAGTGGATCGATTATCCGCTGACGGGTGTCAAATATCTGCTGCTCGGCGGTTTCTGCTATGCGGTCTTTTCCATGGATGCGCGATCGCTGGAAGCGTTCATTACCGGCCCGTACAATATGGTCTCGGACGCCAAGATGCTGGCGTTTTTCACCAGCCCGTCCGCCTTGTCCATGATGATTATTGGCGTACTCGCCTTGCTGAGCATTGTGATCCGCAACTTCTGGTGCCGGTATCTCTGTCCGTATGGCGCGCTGCTCGGACTGCTCGCGTGGTTCGGACCGACGAATGTCAGGCGTGACGCGGATGCCTGCATTGATTGCGGCAAATGTACGAAGCAATGTCCGTCCGGCATCCGGGTGCATGAGAAGACGCTGGTGCGTACGCCCGAGTGCATCGGCTGTGCGGAATGCGTGGGTGCCTGTCCCGTGGACGGCTGCCTGTCGTTTACCGCATATGGCCGGAAGCGCATCCCGTGGCTGGCTGTCGGACTCGGGGCGGTGGCCGTGTTGCTGCTCGTATGGGCATGGGCGAAGTCCACGGGCCACTGGGACAGCGAAATGCCCCTGTTCATGCTCAAGCGGATTTACGGAATGTTCCTGAGCGCCGCATAA
- the sppA gene encoding signal peptide peptidase SppA, with product MKMRLFALLLFAVLLLPGCAPKLKIFAAPTTEPLKEFVVEGEGDGKLALIYLSGFLVDQPSQGILRPAPSQVQELTSALRLAEQDEEVKAVVVAVNSPGGTTTASDIIYHEILGFKERSGKKVVAAMFDVAASGGYYASLPADWILAHPTTVTGSVGVIFMRPKLHGLFDKIGVDVEVSKSGVDKDMGSPFRPTTAEETALFQSIIDDYAARFHSLVAKHRQISPSNMATVQTARVFTASQAKGVGLIDQIGYIQDAFAKARELSGLPVDSKVVAYRRDTYPNDNPYNTMTATDPARFNLLGIDASVVMPPKAGFYYVWPQGVTR from the coding sequence ATGAAGATGCGCTTGTTTGCCCTGCTGCTGTTCGCGGTCCTGCTGCTCCCCGGCTGTGCGCCGAAGCTCAAGATTTTCGCTGCCCCCACGACCGAGCCGCTCAAGGAGTTCGTTGTCGAAGGAGAGGGCGACGGCAAGCTGGCGCTCATCTACCTGAGCGGGTTCCTTGTGGACCAGCCGAGTCAGGGCATATTGCGGCCTGCGCCGAGTCAGGTGCAGGAACTGACCAGCGCCCTGCGTCTCGCCGAGCAGGACGAGGAAGTGAAGGCCGTGGTTGTCGCGGTCAATTCCCCGGGCGGAACGACCACGGCGTCCGACATCATCTATCATGAGATTCTGGGCTTCAAGGAGCGCTCCGGCAAGAAGGTCGTGGCCGCCATGTTCGATGTGGCCGCGTCCGGCGGATACTACGCCTCCCTGCCTGCCGACTGGATTTTGGCACATCCCACCACGGTGACCGGTTCCGTGGGGGTCATCTTCATGCGTCCCAAGCTGCACGGATTGTTCGACAAGATCGGTGTGGATGTCGAGGTGTCCAAGTCCGGCGTGGACAAGGACATGGGGTCGCCGTTCCGCCCGACAACAGCGGAAGAAACCGCACTTTTCCAGTCCATCATCGACGATTACGCAGCCCGTTTTCACTCCCTTGTCGCCAAGCACCGCCAGATCAGTCCTTCGAACATGGCGACCGTGCAGACCGCCCGTGTTTTCACCGCGTCCCAAGCCAAGGGCGTGGGGCTGATCGACCAGATCGGTTACATTCAGGACGCCTTTGCCAAGGCCCGGGAACTCTCCGGCCTGCCTGTGGATTCCAAGGTCGTGGCCTATCGGCGAGACACGTATCCCAACGACAATCCCTACAACACCATGACCGCCACGGACCCGGCCCGGTTCAACCTGCTCGGCATCGACGCCTCGGTTGTCATGCCGCCCAAGGCCGGTTTCTATTACGTCTGGCCGCAGGGAGTGACGCGGTAG
- a CDS encoding adenosylcobinamide-GDP ribazoletransferase yields the protein MSIIRRFVDTLGFLTRLAPARVIPEEEMNRCMAYMAPVGAVLGAVVVLPFYLGLFGSAPWIQAWLMVAANIYLTRGLHFDGLADICDGVTTHAVPERFWEVVKDSHTGAFGSMGLVMMIVGQVLLFHEMAVVGAFGAILWVFVVGRGVSVWLGYTVRHLARPGLGKLYIDGATLPVALWSTAFTFLIGLILAGPLTTVCGMLIAGIAIIPLHKLATHVGGVNGDFLGCATLLGELAAGLGFVLFL from the coding sequence ATGTCCATTATCCGCCGCTTTGTCGACACCCTCGGTTTTCTTACCCGTCTCGCTCCGGCCCGTGTCATCCCGGAAGAGGAAATGAATCGCTGCATGGCGTACATGGCCCCGGTGGGGGCGGTGCTCGGCGCGGTCGTGGTGCTGCCGTTCTATCTGGGCCTGTTCGGCTCGGCCCCGTGGATTCAGGCGTGGCTCATGGTGGCGGCCAATATCTACCTGACACGGGGCCTGCATTTCGACGGACTGGCCGATATTTGTGACGGCGTCACCACCCATGCCGTGCCCGAACGGTTCTGGGAGGTGGTCAAGGACAGCCATACCGGTGCCTTCGGTTCCATGGGGCTTGTCATGATGATCGTCGGGCAGGTGCTGCTGTTCCATGAGATGGCCGTTGTCGGGGCCTTCGGTGCGATCCTGTGGGTGTTCGTGGTCGGGCGTGGTGTTTCGGTTTGGCTCGGGTATACCGTGCGCCATCTGGCCCGTCCCGGCCTGGGCAAGCTCTACATTGACGGCGCGACCCTGCCGGTGGCACTCTGGTCCACCGCGTTCACCTTCCTGATCGGCCTGATTCTGGCCGGACCGCTGACCACTGTCTGCGGCATGCTGATCGCCGGAATCGCCATTATTCCGCTTCACAAACTCGCTACCCATGTCGGTGGGGTCAACGGAGATTTTCTTGGCTGTGCGACCCTTTTGGGCGAACTCGCCGCCGGACTGGGATTTGTTCTTTTCCTGTGA
- a CDS encoding SAM-dependent chlorinase/fluorinase, whose product MFTRKRQEEPPRTIALLTDFGLADPYVGQMKGVLAKKAPACPVVDISHDVAPFSVAQAGFFLASSYEHFSRDAVFLAVVDPGVGTSRKIVCAQVGERLLIAPDNGLLCLALKRVQTAEVRVFDVTAALDAPKNVSSTFHGRDVFAPLAAWFALGGRPEEIGPEISPDDLVCESWSQPETGPGSAQCHVLHIDRFGNCVLSIEAESLGGVGSLRIVPAGVAISCVATYGDLDEGMAGLLEGSQGFYEIAVNQGSAAKQFGLSMGDAVSLVWET is encoded by the coding sequence ATGTTCACACGCAAACGGCAGGAAGAACCGCCGCGCACCATCGCGCTGCTCACGGACTTCGGTCTGGCGGACCCGTACGTCGGCCAGATGAAGGGCGTGCTCGCGAAAAAGGCCCCGGCGTGTCCTGTCGTGGACATTTCGCACGATGTCGCGCCGTTCAGCGTGGCTCAGGCGGGATTTTTTCTGGCATCATCATATGAGCATTTTTCACGGGACGCGGTTTTTCTCGCGGTTGTGGACCCGGGCGTGGGCACCAGCCGGAAGATCGTGTGCGCGCAAGTCGGGGAACGGCTGCTCATCGCGCCGGACAACGGGCTGCTCTGCCTTGCCCTGAAAAGGGTGCAGACTGCCGAGGTCCGTGTGTTCGACGTCACTGCGGCTCTGGATGCGCCCAAGAACGTGTCCTCGACATTCCACGGGCGTGACGTGTTCGCGCCGCTTGCCGCATGGTTCGCGCTGGGCGGCAGGCCGGAGGAGATCGGCCCGGAAATATCCCCGGACGATTTGGTCTGCGAGTCGTGGAGTCAGCCGGAGACCGGTCCCGGCTCGGCACAGTGCCATGTGTTGCATATCGACCGTTTCGGCAATTGTGTGCTCAGCATCGAAGCCGAAAGTCTCGGCGGAGTAGGTAGTCTGAGAATCGTCCCGGCTGGCGTTGCAATCTCTTGCGTCGCTACATACGGCGACTTGGACGAAGGCATGGCCGGTCTGCTCGAAGGCAGTCAGGGATTTTACGAAATCGCGGTCAATCAGGGTTCGGCCGCCAAACAGTTCGGACTCTCCATGGGGGATGCCGTTTCACTTGTCTGGGAGACATAG
- a CDS encoding YitT family protein produces MFSEETKLRLRTLTFGVPWNLMLLTFGSFLIAFSVKAVAVPHGLLTGGMSGIGLLFYYAFGGLSAGQWYLLLNLPVFVLGWVFVSRRFFFYSLYGMVAVSVFIDLIPYTMPIEDIWLAVLTGGGIMGAGVGVALRSLGSTGGSDILAVICKEKLNMSMGAFEFWFNLIGFVGGFAFLDTNVVLYSIAMTFVIAVAIEYVMGMGSERKMVIVVSDHSDDIRRGILDKLDRGVTMLKGTGGWSGDPKEVVLTMISSMQLKRLEELVYTIDPDAFFIMGSGFHVLGQGFSSRKTY; encoded by the coding sequence ATGTTTTCTGAAGAAACCAAACTGCGACTGCGAACCCTGACCTTCGGCGTGCCGTGGAACCTGATGCTGCTGACGTTCGGGTCGTTTCTGATCGCCTTTTCAGTCAAGGCCGTGGCCGTGCCGCATGGTCTGCTGACCGGCGGCATGTCCGGTATCGGCCTGCTGTTCTACTACGCCTTCGGCGGACTGAGTGCCGGTCAGTGGTATCTGCTGCTCAACCTGCCGGTGTTCGTGCTGGGCTGGGTCTTTGTCAGCCGCCGTTTCTTTTTCTATTCCCTGTACGGCATGGTCGCGGTGAGTGTTTTCATCGACCTGATCCCCTATACCATGCCCATTGAGGACATCTGGCTCGCCGTGCTGACCGGCGGCGGCATCATGGGCGCGGGTGTGGGAGTGGCGCTGCGGTCCCTCGGTTCCACCGGCGGTTCCGATATCCTTGCGGTCATCTGCAAGGAAAAACTCAACATGTCCATGGGCGCGTTCGAGTTCTGGTTCAACCTCATCGGCTTTGTGGGCGGCTTCGCCTTTCTCGATACCAACGTGGTGCTGTATTCCATTGCCATGACCTTTGTCATTGCCGTTGCCATTGAATATGTCATGGGCATGGGCAGCGAGCGAAAGATGGTCATCGTGGTGTCCGACCATTCCGATGATATCCGTCGCGGCATTCTCGACAAGCTCGACCGGGGCGTGACCATGCTCAAGGGAACGGGCGGCTGGTCCGGCGATCCCAAGGAGGTCGTGCTGACCATGATTTCATCCATGCAGCTCAAGCGGCTGGAAGAGCTGGTCTACACCATCGACCCGGATGCCTTTTTCATCATGGGGTCCGGCTTCCACGTACTGGGACAGGGCTTTTCCTCAAGGAAGACATATTAG
- a CDS encoding PocR ligand-binding domain-containing protein, with protein MKLTDIKPLEYWVALQEELHTRFGLNADVMDHEGKRLSGNTWGNDLCRAIREDAKGFGAICAPAGQAFTQMMQQGKPFAEECDGGMMRISVPVLKDGELLGAVGGCGLVAEDGEVDEFSIDMMSGLDAERIAEMAPKVHVANEEKVKEIMVFIQGKIDEALS; from the coding sequence ATGAAGCTCACCGATATCAAGCCACTTGAATACTGGGTCGCATTGCAGGAAGAACTGCACACGCGTTTCGGCCTGAACGCCGACGTCATGGACCACGAGGGAAAACGGCTTTCCGGCAACACATGGGGCAACGACCTCTGCCGTGCCATCCGCGAAGACGCCAAGGGATTCGGCGCGATCTGCGCCCCCGCAGGACAGGCCTTCACCCAAATGATGCAGCAGGGGAAACCCTTTGCCGAGGAATGTGACGGCGGCATGATGCGAATCAGCGTGCCGGTGCTCAAGGACGGCGAGCTGCTCGGCGCGGTGGGCGGTTGCGGCCTGGTCGCGGAAGACGGCGAAGTGGATGAATTCTCCATCGACATGATGTCCGGTCTCGACGCGGAGCGCATTGCAGAAATGGCTCCCAAAGTCCATGTGGCAAACGAAGAAAAAGTCAAGGAAATCATGGTATTCATTCAAGGGAAAATAGACGAAGCGCTTTCCTAG
- a CDS encoding ABC transporter substrate-binding protein: MKYLFPLLLTLMLGFSSAFAGENITVTLYGDDSYPPYSFLNKGKIEGIYPHIMQQVAERIEGYDIKITLLPWKRALRLAKKGQVFAVFPPYYLPDRRPYFSEYSVPILPEETIAYCAKSVLLPPRPRWPEDYYGLTVGNNLGFDFYGEKVDRAMHAGKIKLENTPGTKNNILKLLAGRIDCYINDRISILWNIRQMKQQGKWPYDRELAEGTVLDREYGYLAFSESYKAPYREDFIRKFNTIILQMQSSGEIDRIAQGFIQ; this comes from the coding sequence ATGAAATACCTTTTCCCACTCCTGCTGACCCTGATGCTCGGATTTTCCTCCGCCTTTGCAGGGGAAAACATCACCGTCACGCTCTACGGCGACGACAGCTATCCTCCATACAGTTTTCTCAACAAGGGCAAGATTGAGGGCATCTACCCCCACATAATGCAGCAGGTTGCAGAGCGCATTGAGGGGTACGACATAAAGATCACCCTCCTGCCATGGAAACGCGCGCTCAGACTGGCAAAAAAAGGACAGGTATTCGCGGTATTCCCGCCCTATTACCTTCCGGACAGACGTCCGTATTTTTCCGAATACTCGGTTCCGATACTACCGGAAGAAACCATTGCATACTGTGCAAAGAGCGTTCTGCTCCCCCCGCGTCCCCGCTGGCCCGAAGACTATTACGGCCTGACCGTCGGCAACAACCTCGGCTTTGATTTCTATGGCGAAAAAGTGGATCGGGCCATGCATGCAGGCAAAATCAAACTGGAGAACACTCCGGGCACCAAGAACAATATTCTCAAGCTGCTGGCCGGACGCATAGACTGCTACATCAACGACCGCATTTCCATCCTCTGGAATATCCGGCAAATGAAGCAACAGGGAAAATGGCCCTATGACCGGGAGCTTGCCGAGGGGACCGTCCTTGACCGGGAATACGGTTACCTCGCCTTTTCGGAAAGCTACAAAGCGCCGTACCGCGAAGACTTCATCCGCAAGTTCAACACCATCATCCTGCAAATGCAGTCATCCGGAGAGATCGACCGCATCGCGCAGGGATTCATCCAATAG